The following are encoded together in the Zingiber officinale cultivar Zhangliang chromosome 8A, Zo_v1.1, whole genome shotgun sequence genome:
- the LOC122007912 gene encoding heavy metal-associated isoprenylated plant protein 3-like produces the protein MVVVLQGKSERMTVAAKTERKVEIRDRVAVKTETKVKIREGVVVKTVRKVEVRDRVLVKTEKQVEARDRAEKKLEVLTPAKSKPESDNKKIKAATVALKVELRCSCQGHTDKIRKAMKEIKGVENVAVDAERNLVTVQGTMNGKALPAIFEAKLNWKAEVVEPKKEKKKDIDQQRRRS, from the exons ATGGTGGTGGTTCTGCAGGGGAAGAGCGAGCGGATGACGGTGGCGGCCAAGACGGAGaggaaggtggagatccgggatCGGGTGGCGGTCAAGACGGAGACGAAGGTGAAGATCCGGGAAGGGGTGGTGGTCAAGACGGTGAGGAAGGTGGAGGTCCGGGATCGGGTGTTGGTCAAGACGGAGAAGCAGGTGGAGGCTCGGGATCGAGCGGAGAAAAAGTTGGAGGTCCTCACTCCCGCTAAGAGTAAACCCGAATCcgataacaagaaaattaag GCGGCAACGGTGGCGCTAAAAGTAGAATTACGTTGCTCTTGCCAGGGACACACGGACAAAATCCGCAAAGCTATGAAAGAGATTAaag GAGTGGAAAATGTGGCGGTGGACGCAGAGAGGAATCTGGTCACCGTCCAAGGAACCATGAACGGGAAAGCATTGCCGGCGATCTTTGAGGCGAAGCTGAATTGGAAAGCTGAGGTGGTGGAgcctaagaaggagaagaaaaaggatATCGACCAGCAGAGGAGAAGATCATGA